The following proteins are encoded in a genomic region of Paenibacillus sp. FSL R7-0273:
- a CDS encoding pullulanase — MKLASWSKKMFAISMIVVLVCSYFSFPASTVQAAATRAVLVGSLQSELSTETNQTGDWNPDTTVTEMTYLDNGTYMFTGTLPAGTYEYKVALNGTWDESYGYSSYTNPQGVDKEGNIVLTLAADAAVTFYYNDVTKKIADSTYYTRLDQNKLPRLTGSLQTELGDANDHSAADARTLLTDTNFDSVYEQTVNLPQGGYVYQIFVPGASADEDKLYPAAEQSLDLPADLPVTFRYNALTHEAGAKFTAPVNPGTVTPVAEGSMRIHYNRPAGDYADQGLWLWDDVASGSDGWPSGATAFPEGQVDAYGAYVDIPLKEGAKKISFLVVNRTNEAKDSGDKTFLINTPQTNEIWIKQGSDQVTPYEPVSLPANTVRVHYIRADHKQSDFGLWTWEDVAQAPAKWPTDAVMFPAENTDRFGAYVDIPLKENAKKLGFLVVNPSNEAKDGGDKAFSLLDRYNQLWIKEGDNTVYVSPFGEQPIGLVSAEVLSASRLLLGFTLTDGLDAAALKSAITVKDKDGAPVSIAAVKITGTSSIEVDTEAFDLEKTPLSVTYSGKTVSASSGWRMLDEMYHYTGDDLGATYHAADQSATLKLWAPVASSVTVNVYSKTDATKHVGNAALTRGEQGVWSTVLTAADITGVSGEKDVRGYYYQYEVTNHGVTKPVLDPYAKSMAVFTVDSSGAAGPDGDIVGKAAIVDLSQTNPEEVHPANIEGYEKREDAVIYEVHIRDFTSDVSIESSLNGERWGSYDAFATKLDYIKSMGVTHIQLLPVMAWYYGDETKMGERETAYSAQNNEYNWGYDPHSYFSPDGAYSENPADPEERIKELKGLIDAVHEAGMGVILDVVYTHMAKKDFLDDIVPNYYAFQDANGNFIGGFGNNLATNHKMAEKLMIDSVKYWFSEYKIDGMRWDMMGDATQDAVQAAYDAAQAINPQALFIGEGWVTFGGAASDPSLAGQGADQQWMDKTDSVGVFSDEFRNELKSGFGSEGEPRFITGGARSIATILNNIKAQPSNIPADDPGDVVPYIEAHDNLTLHDVIAQSIKKDPAIPANELEIQQRIRIGNTLELTSQGTAFMQAGQEYGRTKQWHGTGVPEQKYTEMKDADGQFFGYFIHDSYDSSDAVNMFDWSKVTDEVNYPVQNTTKDYTAGLIQLRKSSDAFRLGDKSLVDSNVTLIQSPEMKATDLVIGYKNKATDGTGIYYVFVNADDEARTLTLSEDLTKGIVLADDDQAGVTAIPAEEQTGFALTGASIQLQPLTAVIIRMDAAAAVFTSVEADSAAYSLQAGTSHQTAAYAKYDDGSKRNITKTAVYTSDKPEVASVSAQGIVTGLKAGTANITITYGGKSTVVTVKVVTETVDNKRYVEFTYVRADEDYTDWNIWVWNTGAKNDQIDFTTFKDGKASVLIEVAQNATSVGFVLRKGTDWNTGKQDYPDDRVIPLTAGESYTKVIVSSMVKGLDIKPFISGPVIKDGTITFMYRDEALFRSGNQQAIEAAAVKVNGAEYPMTYDAANEWFSYQLTGVETGTYKYTFLIIKDGVTEELTDPKNTAGGVSSVTYHKPEVTVTATAAPQAVNSNENAVVTITAVSAEEVSYKDGYMDLTALGGPAKVQIDTSLMKQTVAVEDQVAAGIKTIPVTLVDEYGNTHKGSATLEVKARTYSGDKLDFDWDEARIYFALTDRFADGDPSNNVNVDKSHLEAYHGGDFQGMIDHLDYLEELGINTLWITPIVDNIDFNKGVGFGGTQYGYHGYWAKDFTQLDEHLGDMDTFKALIEQAHDRGIKIMVDVVLNHAGYGLKESDNEEGVTAEDKARFEGMLRTDGVSSDTDPVKGELAGLPDFKTEDPAVRQQIIDWQTGWLDNARTERGDTIDYFRVDTVKHVETTTWKAFKNALTAIDPEFKLVGEYFGGTIDSDGGNLQSGQMDSLLDFGFKGAAKSFTDGKISEVDAYLQDRESKLDNTKTMAQFLSSHDENGFLSDYVGGDKGKLMIAAALQITAKGQPVIYYGEELGRSGSNAGDMSQGQFSENRSDMPWDQLTAEKGLHGHYQKLLNIRAEYSKVFSKGIRTTLAGSDELGYLAFNKQYGEENVVTVINTKTEAMSVSIPVQFAAGAKVTDKYSGTAYTVSADRKVTLDLPGRADGGTVILAAAAEVTPTPTPETSPTPSPVVLPGSIPGATPAPTPDAGVQVISADSLKNAKDGKVSLEIPAAATSVLLPVQAAALLGTNALELQMGGLSVTLPNAALLELQKSVSGPDAEGAQIKFSVSPLQESAAGQLVNGLSDAFTSVSAASKIYEFSLSVVKKDGTSIPVSSFTAPVELSFTISGSTDKELTGVFFIGENNSPEYVRSVLSGNRITAQVTHFSKYALLELNKSFADVSASHWASQAVKSLSAKQIVTGVSESKFNPNANVTRAEFAALLIRALGIEAAGQTRFSDVQADVWYAPYVAAAVSQGIVSGRSSELFAPDAAISREEMAAMVIRALEVLQGQKVTPGSSSAGFADADSISTWAAVYVNTAAGLGLVQGREGNQFAPKANMTRAESAQVIYKLLAK, encoded by the coding sequence ATGAAACTGGCTTCATGGAGCAAAAAGATGTTCGCTATCAGTATGATCGTCGTTCTGGTGTGCTCCTATTTTAGTTTTCCGGCATCTACGGTACAGGCGGCAGCAACGAGGGCAGTACTGGTAGGCTCGCTTCAATCCGAGCTGTCTACGGAGACCAACCAGACTGGCGACTGGAATCCGGATACTACGGTTACTGAAATGACTTATTTGGACAACGGCACTTATATGTTTACAGGAACACTGCCGGCGGGCACTTATGAATATAAGGTAGCGCTAAACGGCACGTGGGATGAAAGCTATGGCTACAGCAGCTATACCAATCCTCAGGGCGTAGACAAAGAAGGCAATATTGTTCTTACGCTGGCTGCGGATGCTGCGGTGACCTTTTATTACAACGATGTTACTAAGAAAATAGCTGATTCTACGTATTACACACGACTTGATCAGAACAAACTGCCAAGGCTTACAGGCTCTCTGCAGACTGAGCTTGGTGATGCAAATGACCATTCGGCGGCAGATGCCCGCACCTTGCTGACGGATACTAATTTTGACAGCGTTTACGAGCAGACGGTGAATCTGCCTCAGGGCGGTTATGTGTATCAGATTTTTGTACCGGGAGCGTCTGCGGACGAGGATAAGCTTTATCCTGCGGCTGAGCAGAGCCTTGATCTTCCGGCCGATCTTCCGGTCACCTTCCGTTACAATGCGCTGACGCATGAGGCGGGCGCCAAATTTACGGCTCCGGTAAATCCGGGCACTGTAACACCTGTTGCGGAAGGAAGCATGCGAATTCACTACAACCGTCCGGCTGGCGATTATGCCGATCAGGGCCTGTGGCTGTGGGACGATGTGGCTTCCGGCTCAGATGGCTGGCCATCCGGGGCAACTGCTTTTCCTGAAGGTCAGGTGGATGCCTACGGTGCTTATGTAGATATTCCGTTAAAAGAAGGCGCCAAAAAAATCTCTTTCCTCGTCGTTAACCGCACCAATGAGGCTAAAGACAGCGGGGATAAAACCTTCCTGATCAACACTCCGCAAACGAATGAAATCTGGATTAAGCAGGGCAGCGATCAAGTAACGCCTTACGAACCGGTGAGTCTGCCTGCAAATACTGTCCGGGTTCACTATATCAGAGCGGATCACAAGCAAAGTGATTTCGGTTTGTGGACCTGGGAGGACGTAGCACAGGCTCCGGCTAAATGGCCGACGGATGCAGTTATGTTCCCGGCTGAGAATACAGACCGTTTCGGTGCATATGTGGATATTCCGCTAAAAGAAAATGCAAAAAAACTGGGCTTCCTTGTAGTCAATCCTTCAAACGAAGCGAAAGACGGCGGAGATAAAGCGTTCAGTCTGCTTGACCGCTACAATCAGCTGTGGATCAAAGAGGGCGACAATACGGTTTATGTCTCTCCGTTCGGCGAGCAGCCTATAGGGCTTGTATCGGCTGAAGTGCTGTCCGCCAGCAGGCTGCTGCTCGGATTTACACTTACCGACGGACTTGATGCTGCAGCGCTGAAGAGTGCAATCACTGTAAAGGACAAGGACGGTGCTCCCGTCAGCATCGCTGCAGTGAAGATTACCGGAACGTCTTCAATCGAAGTGGACACAGAGGCTTTTGACCTGGAGAAGACACCGCTGAGTGTCACCTATTCAGGTAAAACAGTGTCCGCATCCAGCGGCTGGAGAATGCTTGATGAGATGTACCATTACACCGGAGATGATCTGGGAGCGACTTATCATGCCGCCGACCAATCGGCAACATTGAAGCTGTGGGCACCTGTGGCCAGCTCGGTTACAGTCAATGTGTACAGCAAGACGGATGCCACCAAGCATGTCGGCAATGCTGCCCTTACCCGGGGTGAGCAGGGCGTCTGGTCTACAGTCCTGACAGCAGCCGATATCACCGGAGTCAGCGGTGAAAAGGATGTCCGCGGCTACTACTATCAGTATGAAGTGACCAACCACGGTGTTACGAAGCCGGTGCTTGATCCTTACGCCAAATCAATGGCTGTATTCACGGTTGATTCCAGCGGTGCAGCTGGTCCCGACGGGGATATAGTCGGCAAAGCGGCCATCGTTGATCTGAGCCAGACGAATCCTGAAGAAGTTCATCCGGCAAATATTGAGGGCTATGAAAAGCGTGAGGATGCCGTTATCTACGAGGTCCATATCCGCGATTTCACCTCGGATGTCTCGATTGAGAGCAGTCTGAACGGCGAACGCTGGGGCTCTTATGACGCTTTTGCTACCAAGCTGGATTATATCAAGTCAATGGGTGTAACCCACATTCAGCTGCTCCCAGTAATGGCCTGGTATTACGGGGATGAAACGAAGATGGGGGAAAGAGAAACAGCCTATTCCGCACAAAATAACGAGTACAACTGGGGTTATGATCCGCACAGCTACTTCTCCCCGGATGGCGCCTATTCAGAAAATCCTGCTGATCCCGAAGAACGGATCAAGGAGCTGAAGGGCCTGATCGATGCGGTGCATGAAGCCGGAATGGGTGTCATTCTGGATGTTGTGTATACACATATGGCCAAAAAAGACTTCCTCGACGACATTGTGCCAAATTACTATGCGTTCCAGGATGCAAATGGCAACTTTATCGGCGGCTTCGGCAATAACCTGGCCACTAATCACAAAATGGCCGAGAAGCTGATGATTGATTCCGTTAAATATTGGTTCAGCGAGTACAAAATCGACGGCATGCGCTGGGATATGATGGGCGATGCTACGCAGGATGCGGTGCAGGCGGCCTATGATGCCGCGCAGGCAATCAATCCGCAGGCGCTGTTTATCGGCGAAGGCTGGGTAACGTTCGGCGGCGCGGCTTCTGATCCGTCACTTGCCGGCCAGGGTGCCGACCAGCAGTGGATGGACAAAACCGACAGCGTCGGCGTCTTCTCCGATGAGTTCCGCAATGAGCTGAAATCAGGCTTCGGATCGGAAGGTGAGCCGAGATTTATTACAGGCGGAGCACGCTCCATTGCGACCATCCTGAATAATATCAAAGCCCAGCCGTCCAACATTCCGGCGGATGATCCGGGTGATGTGGTGCCTTATATCGAGGCGCATGACAATCTCACCCTGCATGATGTCATTGCCCAGTCCATCAAGAAAGACCCGGCAATTCCGGCTAATGAGCTGGAAATTCAGCAGCGGATCCGTATTGGCAATACACTGGAGCTGACTTCACAGGGAACGGCCTTTATGCAGGCCGGCCAGGAATACGGGCGTACCAAGCAGTGGCACGGTACAGGCGTACCTGAACAAAAGTATACCGAGATGAAGGATGCGGACGGCCAGTTCTTTGGCTATTTTATCCATGATTCTTATGATTCCTCGGACGCAGTCAACATGTTTGACTGGTCTAAAGTAACGGATGAAGTGAATTATCCGGTACAGAATACGACCAAGGATTACACGGCAGGTCTTATTCAGCTTAGAAAGTCCTCCGATGCCTTCCGCCTGGGTGATAAGAGCCTGGTGGATTCCAATGTTACATTGATTCAGTCACCGGAGATGAAGGCAACCGATCTCGTAATCGGCTACAAGAATAAAGCAACAGACGGAACAGGTATCTACTATGTGTTCGTTAACGCTGATGATGAAGCAAGAACGCTTACGTTGTCAGAAGATCTCACTAAAGGTATAGTGCTTGCTGATGATGACCAGGCAGGAGTGACGGCAATTCCGGCTGAAGAGCAGACCGGGTTCGCGCTTACCGGAGCATCGATTCAGCTGCAGCCGCTTACTGCAGTGATCATCCGTATGGATGCAGCGGCAGCGGTATTTACTTCGGTAGAGGCAGACAGTGCAGCGTATTCACTACAGGCGGGCACCAGCCATCAGACCGCTGCATATGCCAAATATGACGACGGAAGCAAACGCAATATTACAAAAACTGCGGTCTATACTTCTGACAAACCGGAAGTAGCCAGTGTTTCAGCTCAGGGGATTGTGACCGGACTCAAAGCCGGGACGGCTAATATAACGATTACCTACGGCGGTAAGTCGACAGTGGTAACCGTTAAAGTAGTCACTGAGACAGTGGACAACAAACGTTATGTTGAATTTACCTATGTACGTGCAGACGAGGATTATACCGACTGGAATATCTGGGTCTGGAATACTGGCGCGAAGAATGACCAGATTGATTTCACCACCTTCAAGGATGGTAAAGCCAGTGTATTGATTGAAGTTGCCCAGAATGCTACCAGCGTAGGCTTTGTTCTGCGCAAGGGCACTGACTGGAATACAGGTAAACAGGATTATCCGGATGACCGGGTTATTCCGCTGACGGCTGGTGAGAGCTATACCAAGGTCATTGTAAGCAGCATGGTGAAGGGGCTGGATATCAAGCCGTTTATCAGCGGTCCGGTGATCAAGGACGGAACCATTACCTTCATGTACCGTGATGAGGCGCTGTTCCGCAGCGGCAATCAGCAGGCTATTGAGGCAGCTGCTGTTAAGGTAAACGGTGCTGAATATCCAATGACTTACGACGCCGCCAACGAGTGGTTCAGCTATCAGCTGACAGGCGTAGAGACAGGAACCTACAAGTACACCTTCCTGATCATAAAAGACGGGGTTACCGAAGAGCTGACTGATCCTAAGAATACAGCCGGCGGCGTATCCTCAGTAACCTATCACAAGCCGGAGGTTACCGTTACAGCGACAGCAGCACCGCAGGCGGTTAACTCTAATGAAAATGCTGTAGTTACCATTACAGCCGTTTCCGCTGAGGAAGTCTCCTATAAAGACGGGTATATGGATCTGACTGCGCTTGGCGGACCGGCCAAGGTTCAGATTGATACCAGCCTGATGAAGCAGACGGTTGCAGTAGAAGATCAAGTGGCGGCGGGTATTAAAACCATTCCGGTTACACTTGTTGACGAGTACGGCAACACGCATAAAGGCTCAGCCACGCTTGAAGTTAAGGCCAGAACCTACAGCGGGGATAAGCTTGACTTTGACTGGGATGAGGCGCGGATCTATTTTGCGCTGACTGACCGCTTCGCGGACGGCGACCCTTCCAACAATGTGAATGTGGACAAAAGCCATCTGGAGGCCTACCACGGCGGCGATTTCCAGGGTATGATTGATCACCTCGATTATCTAGAGGAGCTCGGCATCAATACACTCTGGATTACGCCGATTGTCGATAACATCGATTTCAATAAAGGTGTCGGATTCGGCGGTACCCAGTACGGCTACCACGGCTACTGGGCCAAGGATTTCACCCAGCTCGATGAGCATCTCGGTGATATGGACACCTTCAAGGCATTAATTGAACAGGCGCATGACAGAGGCATCAAGATTATGGTCGACGTTGTCCTTAACCATGCAGGCTATGGCCTGAAGGAGAGCGACAATGAAGAAGGCGTAACGGCTGAAGATAAGGCGCGCTTCGAGGGCATGCTCCGCACAGACGGTGTATCCTCGGATACCGATCCGGTCAAGGGTGAACTGGCCGGACTGCCGGACTTCAAGACAGAAGATCCTGCGGTGCGCCAGCAGATCATTGACTGGCAGACCGGCTGGCTTGACAATGCGCGTACGGAGCGCGGGGATACGATCGATTATTTCCGTGTGGACACTGTTAAGCACGTAGAGACTACAACGTGGAAGGCATTCAAAAATGCTCTGACTGCCATCGATCCTGAATTCAAGCTGGTCGGTGAATACTTCGGCGGAACCATCGACAGTGACGGCGGAAATCTGCAGTCCGGCCAGATGGACAGTCTGCTTGACTTCGGCTTCAAGGGCGCAGCGAAAAGCTTCACCGACGGCAAAATTTCCGAGGTGGATGCTTATCTGCAGGACCGTGAGTCCAAGCTGGACAATACGAAGACTATGGCCCAGTTCTTGAGCAGCCATGACGAGAACGGCTTCCTCTCCGATTATGTAGGCGGAGATAAAGGCAAGCTGATGATCGCAGCAGCACTGCAGATTACGGCAAAGGGCCAGCCGGTAATCTATTATGGTGAAGAGCTTGGCCGTTCCGGCAGCAATGCCGGTGATATGTCGCAAGGGCAGTTCAGCGAGAACCGCAGCGATATGCCGTGGGATCAGCTGACCGCGGAGAAGGGGCTTCACGGCCATTACCAGAAGCTGCTGAATATCCGTGCCGAATACTCCAAGGTGTTCTCCAAGGGGATTCGTACAACACTTGCCGGCTCGGATGAGCTGGGATACCTGGCCTTTAACAAGCAGTATGGCGAAGAAAACGTTGTAACAGTAATCAATACGAAGACAGAGGCAATGTCTGTAAGCATCCCTGTGCAGTTTGCCGCAGGAGCAAAGGTAACGGATAAATACAGCGGCACAGCGTATACCGTATCTGCTGACCGGAAAGTGACACTGGATCTGCCGGGCAGAGCTGACGGGGGAACGGTTATTCTGGCAGCGGCGGCTGAAGTAACGCCGACGCCAACACCAGAGACATCACCAACACCGTCTCCAGTGGTCCTTCCCGGATCGATTCCGGGAGCAACTCCTGCACCTACACCGGATGCCGGTGTCCAGGTAATCAGTGCAGACAGTCTGAAAAATGCCAAGGACGGCAAAGTAAGCCTTGAAATTCCTGCAGCAGCAACGTCTGTCCTGCTGCCTGTCCAGGCTGCAGCTCTGCTGGGCACAAACGCTCTTGAACTGCAGATGGGCGGTCTAAGTGTGACTCTGCCAAACGCAGCTTTGCTTGAGCTGCAGAAATCAGTCAGCGGGCCGGATGCGGAAGGGGCTCAGATTAAGTTCAGCGTCAGCCCGCTTCAGGAAAGTGCAGCCGGCCAGCTGGTGAACGGGCTGAGCGATGCTTTTACAAGCGTAAGTGCAGCTTCAAAAATCTATGAATTCTCACTGTCAGTAGTTAAAAAGGACGGCACAAGCATTCCGGTATCTTCTTTCACAGCACCGGTTGAGCTATCCTTTACCATCAGCGGCAGCACAGATAAAGAGCTGACAGGTGTGTTCTTCATAGGTGAGAATAACAGTCCGGAGTATGTCCGCAGTGTGCTCAGCGGTAACCGGATTACTGCACAGGTGACGCATTTCAGTAAATATGCGCTGCTTGAGCTGAACAAATCGTTTGCAGACGTATCCGCTTCGCACTGGGCTTCACAGGCTGTTAAATCGCTTAGCGCCAAGCAGATTGTAACGGGCGTGTCGGAGTCGAAGTTCAATCCGAATGCTAATGTTACGCGTGCTGAATTTGCCGCACTGCTGATCCGCGCGCTGGGCATTGAAGCAGCCGGCCAGACCCGCTTCAGTGATGTTCAGGCAGATGTCTGGTATGCTCCTTATGTAGCTGCGGCTGTCAGCCAGGGCATTGTTTCAGGACGCAGCTCTGAGCTATTCGCACCGGATGCGGCAATCAGCCGTGAAGAAATGGCAGCTATGGTTATCCGTGCGCTTGAAGTGCTGCAGGGGCAGAAGGTAACTCCGGGCTCTTCCTCCGCAGGCTTTGCGGATGCAGACAGCATCAGCACATGGGCAGCTGTATACGTGAATACAGCCGCCGGTCTTGGGCTGGTGCAGGGCAGAGAAGGCAACCAGTTTGCGCCTAAAGCTAATATGACCCGTGCAGAAAGCGCCCAGGTTATCTACAAATTACTGGCTAAATAA
- a CDS encoding alpha-glycosidase — translation MLLEAVYHRPRLNWSYAYDFETIHLRLRAKKGDLTEVFAWAGDKYAWDTTKELIPMKLFTSDAMFDYWECESVPLYRRLKYGFLLQKGHERIWMTESDFQTERPANPNRLFEFPYINRGDVFTPPAWVKDAVFYQIFPERFANGDPSLNPENVQPWGGTPTPENFFGGDLQGVIDHLDHLTELGITGIYFTPIFAGTTNHKYDTEDYMKVDPHFGDVETLKKLVNACHERGIRILLDAVFNHSGRTFAPFVDVLEHGENSRYKDWFHVREFPLQVVDNVPNYDAFSFEPHMPKLNTENPEVKEYLLKVAEYWIKEVGIDGWRLDVANEVDHGFWREFRKVVKAANPEAYILGEIWHESAPWLEGDKFDAVMNYPFTDAVLDFFIGGSLDAEAFANAIGKQLSRYPLQASEVAFNLLDSHDTARLLTLAGGDKKKFKLAALFQFTFMGTPCIYYGDEFGMDGDNDPGCRKCMEWDPAKQDRDLFSFYQQLISIRGSNPALRGGSFRFLEAGRGGSKIAYERSLGDEIIIVLMNTEETAQTFRLNVEERSWENLFTGDSLRAERGTLSVKLPAYGYTAIKAVL, via the coding sequence ATGTTGCTTGAAGCTGTATATCACCGCCCGCGGTTAAACTGGTCCTACGCCTATGACTTTGAAACCATCCATCTGCGCCTGCGTGCCAAAAAAGGGGACCTTACAGAAGTATTTGCCTGGGCCGGGGATAAATATGCATGGGACACTACCAAAGAGCTGATCCCGATGAAACTGTTCACCAGCGATGCAATGTTCGATTACTGGGAGTGTGAATCCGTTCCCCTGTACCGCCGTTTGAAATACGGTTTCTTGCTGCAAAAGGGGCATGAGCGGATCTGGATGACCGAAAGCGATTTCCAGACAGAGCGCCCGGCAAATCCCAACCGGCTGTTTGAATTTCCTTACATAAACCGCGGTGATGTATTTACACCTCCGGCCTGGGTTAAGGATGCCGTGTTCTATCAGATCTTCCCGGAGCGTTTTGCCAACGGTGACCCTAGCCTGAACCCGGAGAATGTTCAGCCCTGGGGCGGGACACCTACTCCTGAAAACTTCTTCGGCGGTGACCTTCAGGGCGTAATCGACCATCTTGATCATTTGACTGAGCTGGGGATTACAGGCATTTATTTCACGCCGATCTTCGCCGGAACCACCAACCATAAATACGATACCGAAGACTATATGAAGGTTGATCCGCATTTCGGCGATGTTGAAACGCTCAAGAAGCTGGTTAATGCCTGCCATGAACGCGGAATCCGCATTCTGCTGGACGCCGTATTCAACCATTCAGGCAGAACCTTCGCTCCGTTTGTAGATGTACTGGAGCACGGTGAGAACTCCCGTTATAAGGACTGGTTCCATGTACGCGAATTCCCGCTTCAGGTCGTGGACAATGTCCCGAACTATGATGCCTTCTCATTTGAACCGCATATGCCTAAGCTCAATACAGAAAACCCTGAAGTAAAGGAATATCTGCTCAAGGTAGCAGAGTACTGGATTAAAGAGGTCGGCATCGACGGCTGGCGCCTGGATGTGGCCAACGAAGTGGATCACGGCTTCTGGCGTGAATTCCGCAAGGTGGTTAAAGCTGCGAATCCTGAGGCGTACATTCTCGGAGAAATCTGGCATGAATCTGCTCCATGGCTGGAGGGGGACAAGTTCGATGCGGTTATGAACTATCCGTTTACGGATGCCGTGCTCGATTTCTTCATTGGCGGATCACTTGATGCTGAAGCCTTTGCCAATGCGATCGGCAAACAGCTGTCCCGTTATCCGCTGCAGGCCAGCGAGGTTGCCTTCAATCTGCTGGACAGCCATGATACCGCACGCCTCCTTACGCTTGCCGGCGGCGACAAGAAAAAGTTCAAACTGGCAGCACTGTTCCAGTTCACCTTCATGGGTACGCCTTGCATCTACTACGGCGATGAATTCGGCATGGACGGCGACAATGATCCGGGCTGCCGGAAATGCATGGAATGGGATCCGGCCAAGCAGGACCGTGATCTGTTCAGCTTCTACCAGCAGCTGATTTCAATCCGCGGCAGTAATCCTGCCCTTCGCGGCGGCTCCTTCAGATTCCTGGAGGCCGGCCGGGGCGGAAGCAAAATCGCCTATGAACGCAGCCTGGGCGACGAAATCATCATCGTCCTGATGAACACTGAGGAAACCGCCCAGACCTTCCGGCTTAACGTTGAAGAGCGCAGCTGGGAAAACCTGTTCACCGGTGACTCCCTGCGCGCAGAGCGCGGCACCCTGTCCGTTAAGCTCCCTGCTTACGGGTACACGGCAATTAAGGCCGTTTTGTAG
- a CDS encoding sugar ABC transporter substrate-binding protein: MKLKKLMVITATVSMAASITACGSGNNNNGGNAAATNAPADTTATNAPATNSGEAVTDEVLPEEGASLVVWESKEERKFAEEIAKQFTEKYNVPVKIEEIPPPDQVGKLTQDGPSGLAADVILIPHDNLGKAASASLLLPNDIFGEQTKAENTEASIVGSSYDGELYGYPRAAETYALYYNKTLLPEAPKTFDDVLAFSKTFTNKDQNKYGIMWEVGNMYYGYTFIATTGGYLFGKDGTDKDDIGLNNEGAIEGLTAFAKVKEALPIKSGDISADIKRALFTSGDVAMDITGPWELAAYKEALGDNLGVAPVPTINGKQAITFSGIKIFGVNAYTQYPNAAKLYAHFASSKDSQLTLNKLVGSIPTNNEALADAQITGDPYVSAFAEQAKSSQPMPSIPEMGNVWAPVNAALPEIWDNNADPKAAMDKAVQQIKDLNNGAQ; this comes from the coding sequence ATGAAGTTGAAAAAACTCATGGTGATCACCGCAACAGTCTCAATGGCAGCGTCCATTACAGCATGCGGCTCCGGCAACAATAATAACGGGGGAAATGCAGCGGCAACTAATGCTCCTGCGGATACTACAGCCACTAACGCACCTGCTACAAACAGCGGTGAGGCTGTAACTGATGAGGTTCTACCTGAAGAAGGCGCATCGCTGGTTGTCTGGGAAAGTAAAGAAGAGAGAAAATTTGCTGAAGAAATCGCTAAGCAATTTACCGAGAAATACAACGTCCCGGTTAAGATTGAAGAAATTCCGCCGCCGGACCAGGTGGGCAAGCTGACACAGGACGGACCATCCGGACTGGCAGCAGACGTTATTCTGATTCCGCATGATAACCTTGGTAAAGCTGCAAGCGCGAGCCTGCTGCTGCCAAATGATATTTTTGGAGAGCAGACCAAGGCTGAGAATACCGAAGCTTCGATCGTAGGTTCCTCCTATGACGGCGAACTGTACGGATACCCTAGAGCGGCTGAAACTTATGCACTCTACTACAATAAGACACTGCTGCCTGAAGCACCAAAAACCTTTGATGACGTTCTGGCCTTCAGCAAAACCTTCACTAACAAAGATCAGAACAAATACGGCATCATGTGGGAAGTCGGCAACATGTACTACGGCTATACCTTCATTGCTACTACCGGCGGCTACCTGTTCGGTAAAGACGGCACTGACAAGGACGATATCGGCCTGAACAACGAGGGTGCTATCGAAGGTCTGACTGCATTCGCCAAAGTTAAGGAAGCACTGCCAATCAAGAGCGGTGACATCAGCGCCGACATTAAGCGCGCCCTGTTCACCAGCGGCGACGTAGCGATGGACATCACAGGCCCTTGGGAGCTGGCAGCTTATAAAGAAGCACTTGGCGACAACCTGGGTGTTGCTCCGGTTCCGACTATTAACGGCAAACAGGCGATTACTTTCTCCGGTATCAAAATTTTCGGGGTTAACGCTTATACGCAATATCCGAACGCAGCTAAGCTGTATGCACACTTTGCTTCCAGCAAGGATTCACAGCTGACCCTGAACAAGCTGGTTGGTTCCATTCCAACTAACAATGAAGCACTTGCAGATGCTCAAATCACTGGCGACCCTTATGTATCCGCCTTTGCTGAACAGGCCAAGAGCTCGCAGCCAATGCCTTCCATCCCTGAAATGGGTAACGTATGGGCTCCTGTAAATGCGGCGCTTCCGGAAATCTGGGATAACAACGCTGATCCAAAAGCAGCAATGGACAAAGCAGTTCAGCAGATCAAGGATCTTAACAACGGTGCCCAGTAA